In one Aggregicoccus sp. 17bor-14 genomic region, the following are encoded:
- a CDS encoding M35 family metallo-endopeptidase, producing the protein MSQSLRGRWSRTLGGLVCAALLGACGAPSGEELVQDSLTDLREADTSAVTVTLGSDKAAFALSDRALVTVTLRNGGDHAVRLLRWFTPADGLEERLFSVTRDGEAVAFVGPHYKRAAPTAADYVRLEPGESLVRSVDLAEVYDLSRTGHYDVRFEVAAQHLNAAGPRALGTARSNALSLWVEGRASGAEALEREVAAQVTSQVSFTGRCDATQQSTLLQALSAASNYSNAASSYLAGTPSGTPRYTTWFGAFSSSGWNTAKSHFVAIADAFNTKPVTLDCGCKKSYYAYVYPTQPYKIYVCRAFWSAPMTGTDSKGGTLVHEMSHFNVTAGTDDHVYGQSGAKNLAISDPAAALDNADSHEYFAENNPFLQ; encoded by the coding sequence ATGAGCCAGAGCCTTCGTGGACGTTGGAGCCGCACGCTGGGTGGTCTCGTCTGTGCCGCACTGCTCGGGGCCTGTGGCGCGCCCTCGGGTGAGGAGCTGGTGCAGGACAGCCTCACGGACCTGCGCGAGGCGGATACCAGCGCCGTCACCGTGACCCTGGGCTCGGACAAGGCCGCCTTCGCGCTCTCCGACCGCGCCCTCGTCACCGTCACCCTGCGCAACGGGGGCGACCACGCGGTGCGCCTGCTGCGCTGGTTCACCCCGGCGGACGGCCTCGAGGAGCGCCTCTTCTCCGTCACGCGTGACGGCGAGGCGGTGGCCTTCGTGGGCCCGCACTACAAGCGCGCCGCCCCCACCGCGGCCGACTACGTGCGGCTCGAGCCGGGCGAGAGCCTGGTGCGCTCGGTGGACCTCGCCGAGGTCTACGATCTCTCGCGCACGGGCCACTACGACGTCCGCTTCGAGGTGGCCGCGCAGCACCTCAACGCCGCGGGGCCCCGCGCCCTGGGCACCGCGCGCTCCAACGCGCTCTCGCTCTGGGTCGAGGGCCGCGCGAGCGGCGCCGAGGCGCTGGAGCGCGAGGTCGCGGCCCAGGTGACGAGCCAGGTCTCTTTCACCGGCCGCTGTGACGCGACCCAGCAGTCCACGCTGCTGCAGGCGCTGAGCGCCGCGAGCAACTACTCGAACGCGGCCTCCAGCTACCTCGCGGGTACGCCCTCCGGCACCCCGCGCTACACCACCTGGTTCGGCGCCTTCTCCAGCAGCGGCTGGAACACGGCGAAGAGCCACTTCGTGGCGATCGCGGACGCGTTCAACACCAAGCCCGTCACGCTCGACTGCGGCTGCAAGAAGTCCTACTACGCGTACGTCTACCCGACGCAGCCGTACAAGATCTACGTGTGCCGCGCCTTCTGGTCCGCGCCAATGACCGGCACCGACTCCAAGGGCGGCACGCTCGTCCACGAGATGAGCCACTTCAACGTGACCGCCGGCACGGACGATCACGTCTACGGCCAGAGCGGTGCGAAGAACCTCGCCATCTCCGACCCCGCGGCCGCCCTCGACAACGCGGACAGCCACGAATACTTCGCCGAGAACAACCCCTTCCTGCAGTAG
- a CDS encoding site-specific DNA-methyltransferase, with protein MSANAAATALKLVDRPLRECEFARGDAYRLYQGDSVALLNQFEPHTFDMVFADPPYFLSNGGFTCKGGKRVSVAKGGWDVSRGIEDDHAFTTKWLEACQRVLKPTGTLWVSGTQHVIFNAGFAMQKLGFKLLNTVTWYKPNASPNLSCRYFTHSSELLIWASPKPASKLQHTYNYARMKQENGGKQMRDVWSLPKAGDEELTADGEGRVWSMLSPRKEEKAHGSHPTQKPVALLERIIEASTSPDALILDPFNGSGTTGVAALKHGRRYVGIDMDASYLDIARCRLEAQAGR; from the coding sequence ATGTCTGCGAACGCTGCTGCCACTGCCCTGAAGCTTGTCGACCGTCCCCTGCGCGAGTGCGAGTTCGCGCGCGGCGACGCGTACCGGCTCTACCAGGGCGACAGCGTGGCGCTGCTCAACCAGTTCGAGCCGCACACCTTCGACATGGTGTTCGCGGACCCGCCGTACTTCCTGTCCAACGGCGGCTTCACCTGCAAGGGCGGCAAGCGCGTTTCCGTGGCCAAGGGCGGCTGGGACGTGAGCCGCGGCATCGAGGACGACCACGCCTTCACCACCAAGTGGCTGGAGGCCTGCCAGCGCGTGCTCAAGCCCACCGGCACCCTGTGGGTGAGCGGCACGCAGCACGTCATCTTCAACGCGGGCTTCGCCATGCAGAAGCTCGGGTTCAAGCTGCTCAACACGGTCACCTGGTACAAGCCCAACGCCAGCCCCAACCTGAGCTGCCGCTACTTCACGCACTCCAGCGAGCTGCTCATCTGGGCGAGCCCCAAGCCCGCCTCGAAGCTGCAGCACACGTACAACTACGCGCGCATGAAGCAGGAGAACGGCGGCAAGCAGATGCGCGACGTGTGGAGCCTGCCCAAGGCCGGTGACGAGGAGCTCACGGCGGACGGCGAGGGCCGCGTCTGGAGCATGCTGTCTCCGCGCAAGGAGGAGAAGGCGCACGGCAGCCACCCCACGCAGAAGCCGGTGGCGCTGCTCGAGCGCATCATCGAGGCGAGCACCTCCCCGGACGCGCTCATCCTCGACCCCTTCAACGGCTCGGGCACCACGGGCGTCGCGGCGCTGAAGCACGGCCGCCGCTACGTGGGCATCGACATGGACGCGAGCTACCTGGACATCGCCCGCTGCCGGCTCGAGGCCCAGGCGGGGCGCTAG
- the rpmE gene encoding 50S ribosomal protein L31, translated as MKPELHPVYPPSRVTCACGNVIETKSTRGSFQVEVCNNCHPFYTGKYKLMDTAGRIDRFRKKYEKKEAAPAAEGAAAAEKKPAAKKAKA; from the coding sequence ATGAAGCCCGAACTGCACCCGGTTTACCCGCCCTCGCGCGTCACCTGCGCCTGCGGCAACGTCATCGAGACCAAGTCCACCCGCGGCTCGTTCCAGGTGGAAGTCTGCAACAACTGCCACCCCTTCTACACCGGCAAGTACAAGCTGATGGACACGGCCGGCCGCATCGACCGCTTCCGCAAGAAGTACGAGAAGAAGGAGGCCGCTCCGGCCGCCGAGGGTGCCGCCGCCGCGGAGAAGAAGCCCGCCGCGAAGAAGGCCAAGGCCTAA